In Flavobacteriales bacterium, the genomic window GAAAATTGATATTCCCTTCGGTGGATTGGGCTGTAAAATCAGGGGCTGTATCGCCCAGACGTATAGTTGCCATTGGTTTGTGTTTTGATGGTTTAACAATGAGGAAGGTTAAAGATAGGAAGAGATGCGGAATAACGCCAGTGACATAATCCGGGCATTGTCATTCTTGGATCACAGGCTTTGATGTTGTAAAATTGTAACCAACCTAATGATCATTCATCATGAAAAACAATACCATGGGCATGTGGATCGCTGTAGGTGCAGGTGTAGGCACCGCACTGGGCGTGGCCCTTAACAATATAGCCATGGGCGTCGCAATGGGCGCGGGTATCGGTGTTGCCATCGGCGCCTGACTGCAGGCAAAAAAGAACCAGGACGACCAGGAGAAGAAGGGCTAAAAGACTTACCCCCGAAAATGAAAAAGTGCGTTGCCTTGCTGATGGTCGGTTCCCTCACCCTGGGATGCATCGCTCAGGACACTTTTACCTTAAAGGACACCTCATTCGCTGTTGGAGCAAGGTTGGTGACATATCAGATTCTTTTTGATTACAACGCAGCAACCTTCCGGTCAGAAGCCTACCCCTATCTCGATAGCATTGTGCAATTCATGCAGCAACACCCCAATCTGACCATTGAAGTGGGAAATCACCGTGATGAACGTGGTTCAGACAAATACAGCAGGAGACTCACGGCAATAAGATCAAAGGCGGTGGTGAACTACCTCGTTGAAAAAGGCATTGCACCAACCAGGCTCACTTCCAGGGGTTATGAAGAAAGTCGCCCACTGGTGTCTAATGCGAAGACTGAAGAGGAACATCAAAGGAACCGCCGGACAGAGCTGATGATCATATCCATAGACGCGGATCACAAAGAATAACCCCAACTTATGCAGTAGGAGGTGAGGAACGAGCCGAACTACCTGTATTTAGTTGGGGTTATCCCGATTTAGAAAATCACTTTTCGGATGCACGAAGTACGGACCGAAAAGGTTGATTTTCTTAATCGCTATGCAATAGAGAATTCTCTATTGCATAGTTTGGGATAGCATTCACCACACAAACT contains:
- a CDS encoding OmpA family protein, with amino-acid sequence MKKCVALLMVGSLTLGCIAQDTFTLKDTSFAVGARLVTYQILFDYNAATFRSEAYPYLDSIVQFMQQHPNLTIEVGNHRDERGSDKYSRRLTAIRSKAVVNYLVEKGIAPTRLTSRGYEESRPLVSNAKTEEEHQRNRRTELMIISIDADHKE